Proteins from a genomic interval of Lysobacter arenosi:
- a CDS encoding DUF2946 family protein: MRAPAFHRRMSLLALAAMLMLLLMPTVGRLLAGASGARDGGVWTQMCTMAGLKLVKVSAGDANPIDPVTPKPGGDLPMQDCAYCPVLNTLVALVLCVVFACAATERQRQTPPRRAPLPWARWHPCGLGSRGPPLAL, from the coding sequence ATGCGCGCCCCCGCCTTCCACCGTCGAATGAGCCTGCTGGCGCTGGCCGCCATGCTGATGCTCCTGCTCATGCCGACGGTCGGACGACTGCTGGCCGGCGCTTCCGGTGCCCGCGACGGCGGCGTCTGGACGCAGATGTGCACGATGGCCGGCCTGAAGCTGGTGAAGGTGTCGGCCGGAGACGCCAACCCCATCGATCCTGTCACGCCCAAACCCGGCGGCGACCTGCCGATGCAGGACTGCGCCTACTGCCCGGTGCTCAACACCCTGGTCGCGCTGGTGCTGTGCGTGGTCTTCGCCTGCGCCGCGACCGAGCGGCAACGGCAGACGCCACCCCGCCGCGCACCATTGCCCTGGGCACGCTGGCACCCCTGCGGATTGGGCTCGCGCGGGCCACCGCTCGCCCTCTGA
- a CDS encoding TonB-dependent receptor produces MSPRFRSSRLCAAISTALACALPLFAHADDAMGDANRDVTTLDRIEVAATANPLDSSAATGTRLKLTVQETPASITVIDLSTMDDRGVRNTQEALFGIPGLAVASPPGNGNAVTWRGFSGAQITQLFNGIGVQYDAIAARPVDGWIYERVEAIGGPSSFLYGAGAVGGSINYVSKVARLDRDSTQLLATAGSFGSAVIAAGSNQRIGGDSAHNAIRADAAWSHSDGWADRNRREAATLALSWLDQISDTLSHTLALEYQDEDSDRPYWGTPAYREDGRLRVLDATRTSNYNVADGHYGQQVLWARSLLEWQVSERTQLRNTLYHYDALRDYRNVESYRLTPDRQGVIRSSALLQRHDQQLFGDRIEWSHDGTLATLPTQWSAGIDASYNRQTRFPLSLSGVVDTVPIDAVTPGSFFDVPGAEQVYRPDRTNRLHTQALFVENLTRLGPQLSLLTGLRHDWIDLDVVNHRAINATNPARFQHDYSPTTGRVALDYAWTPIVSTYMQVATSADPPAGILSTANFATLRDFDLSTGRQEEIGAKFQSTDARNYATLAAYRIVRENLAITDPANPGQTLPVGQQSSRGVELAFGLKPLRDLSIEGNLAWVDATLDDFYENVGGVSVSRAGNRPTNTPSWIANLWLDYAFAPKWTTGIDLRALSSRCADSANTTKAAGYGVFGAHLRWQLDPATSLTVRGRNLGDRDFIAYAISNDMAYLGEPRSWELELRKEF; encoded by the coding sequence ATGTCTCCCCGATTCCGCTCGTCGCGCCTGTGCGCGGCGATCTCGACCGCGCTCGCCTGCGCACTCCCCCTCTTCGCCCATGCCGATGACGCCATGGGCGATGCCAACCGTGATGTCACGACACTCGATCGCATCGAGGTCGCCGCCACGGCCAACCCGCTCGATTCCTCCGCCGCCACCGGCACGCGCCTGAAACTGACCGTGCAGGAAACCCCTGCATCGATCACCGTCATCGACCTCTCGACCATGGACGACCGCGGCGTCCGCAACACCCAGGAAGCGCTCTTCGGCATTCCCGGGCTGGCGGTGGCCTCGCCGCCAGGCAACGGCAACGCCGTGACCTGGCGCGGATTCTCCGGCGCGCAGATCACCCAGCTGTTCAACGGAATCGGTGTGCAGTACGACGCGATCGCCGCGCGCCCGGTCGACGGCTGGATCTACGAGCGCGTCGAGGCCATCGGCGGCCCGTCGAGTTTCCTCTACGGCGCCGGCGCGGTGGGCGGCTCGATCAACTACGTCAGCAAGGTCGCCCGGCTCGACCGCGACAGCACGCAGCTGCTCGCCACCGCCGGTTCCTTCGGCAGCGCCGTGATCGCCGCTGGATCCAACCAGCGCATCGGTGGCGACAGTGCCCACAACGCCATCCGTGCCGACGCGGCGTGGTCGCACAGCGATGGCTGGGCCGATCGCAACCGGCGCGAGGCGGCCACGCTGGCGCTGTCGTGGCTCGACCAGATCAGCGACACCCTCAGCCACACCCTCGCGCTGGAGTACCAGGACGAAGACAGTGATCGACCGTACTGGGGCACGCCGGCCTACCGCGAAGATGGCCGCCTGCGCGTCCTCGATGCGACCCGCACCAGCAACTACAACGTCGCCGACGGCCACTACGGCCAGCAGGTGCTGTGGGCGCGCTCACTGCTGGAATGGCAGGTGTCGGAACGCACCCAGCTGCGCAACACGCTCTATCACTACGACGCGTTGCGCGATTACCGCAACGTCGAGTCGTATCGGCTCACGCCCGACCGCCAGGGCGTGATCCGCTCCAGCGCCCTGTTGCAACGACACGACCAGCAACTGTTCGGCGACCGCATCGAGTGGTCGCACGACGGCACGCTGGCAACGCTGCCGACGCAGTGGAGCGCCGGCATCGACGCCAGCTACAACCGCCAGACGCGCTTCCCGCTGTCGCTGTCGGGCGTCGTCGACACGGTGCCGATCGATGCGGTCACGCCTGGCAGTTTCTTCGACGTGCCAGGCGCCGAGCAGGTCTATCGCCCGGACCGCACCAACCGGCTGCACACGCAGGCGCTGTTCGTCGAGAACCTGACACGCCTGGGTCCGCAACTGTCGCTCCTGACCGGCCTGCGCCACGACTGGATCGACCTGGACGTCGTCAACCATCGCGCGATCAATGCGACCAACCCCGCGCGCTTCCAGCACGACTACTCGCCGACCACCGGACGCGTTGCGCTGGACTATGCATGGACGCCGATCGTCAGCACCTATATGCAGGTCGCCACTTCCGCCGACCCGCCCGCGGGCATCCTGTCCACGGCCAACTTCGCGACCCTGCGCGATTTCGACCTGAGCACCGGCCGGCAGGAGGAAATTGGCGCCAAGTTCCAGTCCACCGATGCCCGCAATTACGCCACGCTGGCCGCGTACCGGATCGTGCGCGAGAACCTCGCGATCACCGATCCTGCCAACCCCGGGCAGACGCTGCCGGTGGGCCAGCAATCCTCGCGTGGTGTCGAACTGGCCTTCGGTCTGAAGCCGCTGCGGGATCTGTCGATCGAGGGCAACCTGGCCTGGGTCGACGCCACGCTCGACGACTTCTACGAGAACGTCGGCGGCGTATCGGTGTCGCGCGCCGGCAATCGTCCGACCAATACGCCGTCGTGGATCGCCAACCTGTGGCTGGACTACGCGTTCGCGCCGAAATGGACGACCGGCATCGACCTGCGCGCGCTCTCGTCGCGCTGCGCCGACTCGGCGAATACGACCAAGGCGGCGGGATACGGGGTATTCGGTGCGCACCTGCGCTGGCAGCTGGATCCGGCCACCAGCCTGACCGTGCGTGGGCGCAACCTGGGCGACCGGGACTTCATCGCCTACGCGATCAGCAACGACATGGCCTATCTCGGCGAGCCGCGCTCGTGGGAACTGGAACTGCGCAAGGAGTTCTGA